A single genomic interval of Arthrobacter globiformis harbors:
- a CDS encoding VTT domain-containing protein, with amino-acid sequence MSDFAVPALGGAGPVQPHLASFLPDWLNPQVFLADPALAPWVVLLVCGIIFAETGLLIGFFLPGDSMLFTAGLLVATDTIKFNIWLFAALIIVSAIIGNQTGYLIGSKAGPAIFNKPDSRLFKRENVDSAHKFFEKHGGKALILARFVPIIRTFVPVIVGVAQMDKRKFFLFNVIGAFLWGGGVTLLGYVLGDKIPWVRENLDIIFIVIVLLSVIPVGIEVVRGMTAKREAAHFGTDPVEEFIEEHEPEAERKTNLD; translated from the coding sequence TTGAGCGACTTTGCCGTGCCCGCGCTGGGTGGCGCCGGCCCCGTCCAGCCGCATCTGGCATCATTCCTGCCCGATTGGCTCAACCCCCAGGTCTTCCTCGCCGACCCGGCCCTTGCCCCGTGGGTTGTTCTCCTGGTGTGCGGGATTATCTTCGCCGAAACCGGGCTGCTGATCGGATTCTTCCTGCCCGGGGATTCCATGCTGTTTACGGCGGGCCTGCTCGTGGCCACGGACACCATCAAATTCAACATCTGGCTCTTCGCCGCGCTGATCATTGTGTCCGCTATCATCGGCAACCAGACGGGCTACCTCATCGGGTCCAAGGCGGGTCCCGCCATCTTCAACAAGCCGGACTCCAGGCTGTTCAAGCGTGAGAACGTTGACAGTGCGCACAAGTTCTTCGAAAAGCACGGCGGCAAGGCCCTGATCCTGGCACGCTTTGTGCCCATTATCCGCACCTTTGTCCCGGTCATCGTGGGTGTTGCCCAGATGGACAAGCGGAAGTTCTTCCTCTTTAACGTCATCGGCGCCTTCCTCTGGGGCGGCGGCGTGACGCTTCTCGGCTACGTGCTGGGCGACAAGATTCCGTGGGTGCGGGAAAACCTGGACATCATCTTCATCGTCATTGTCCTGCTCTCGGTGATTCCTGTCGGCATTGAAGTTGTGCGCGGCATGACCGCCAAGCGCGAGGCCGCGCACTTCGGGACGGACCCGGTGGAAGAGTTCATCGAGGAGCACGAGCCCGAGGCCGAGCGCAAAACCAACCTGGACTGA
- a CDS encoding AAA family ATPase produces the protein MRIHRLEITAFGPFAGTEEIDFDRLSAHGLFLLNGPTGAGKTSVLDAICYALYGSVPGARQDGKRLRSDHADSAAEPRVTCEFTARGRRFEVSRSPAWDKPSARGRNGFTTQQAKTLLRERVAGAWVEKSGRNDEAGAEITALLGMDREQFTRVVLLPQGDFAAFLRSKASDRLELLQKLFGTERFEAVERELALQAAGAVSEVADLEGRLGLLVARARAEATALEVDPDASPESAGGRELLSWLESAASERASALAGEAESAEEQRRGCTERLEAELAREGRRLKLAAALRRRADAEAAAPGLTSAGAALDLHRKAELLGGQLKAVTAAESLFARAERAFDLASAGVREAASSSSELAVMEHSTAEHGTAEHGAVIEHSAVDVARELSRLRALAAVIGERLADEDRLGGLHARAAGLAKRRQELTRAGDDHAVRLLSLRTEMEALRAALQPLEQLAGESVLRTKEAAAADELVDVVRRYGIAAAGCAAVTERHLKGREHHQELRRQWLDVREERLSNAAAELASHLERGAPCPVCGSPEHPEPVPAGDSVLGLAEKEERAKERSEAAERALSALDAELSEARQLVAVLAGQGGDTDPAEAEEAAQAAREAAAEAAAAVAELAASRSRQEELAERIDTTEQVRVDMLSQLAQTESALTEIERQSAALESSLEALRAGHASLGLRSDAIGQVVDILEQADAARAQLDHAAARLAEARTQLDHALPEAGFESAADARLALLPAPEAARLESAVQAGRDEEARLEELFASEELVVAAKEQTAREHESGSATTPADLDLLRTEAEQAAQAARDIELAAGMARQGAKTLGRLRAEYGELAESGREPRERAEVLKGLAEAARGSGDNSYRMSLNAYVLAARLEQVAIAASERLVAMSDGRYTLQHSDARAARNAKSGLGLEVVDEWTGRRRDTSTLSGGESFMASLSLALGLADVVQQEAGGVDIETLFVDEGFGSLDEQALEQVMDALEGLRDGGRVVGLVSHVGEMKQRIGSQLQVVKQRNGSTVHIVDALVTA, from the coding sequence GTGAGGATCCACCGTCTGGAAATCACTGCGTTCGGGCCGTTTGCCGGAACCGAGGAAATCGATTTTGACCGGCTGAGCGCCCACGGGCTGTTCCTGCTTAACGGGCCCACCGGCGCCGGCAAGACCAGCGTGCTGGATGCCATTTGCTACGCCCTCTACGGGTCCGTGCCGGGCGCGCGGCAGGACGGCAAGAGGCTGCGCAGCGACCACGCGGACTCGGCTGCCGAACCCCGCGTGACCTGCGAATTCACGGCCCGGGGCAGGCGTTTTGAGGTTTCCCGCTCGCCGGCCTGGGACAAGCCCAGCGCCCGCGGACGGAACGGGTTCACCACCCAGCAGGCCAAGACGCTGCTGCGCGAACGGGTGGCAGGTGCGTGGGTGGAAAAGTCCGGCCGGAACGACGAAGCCGGGGCGGAGATCACCGCGCTCCTCGGCATGGACCGGGAGCAGTTTACCCGCGTGGTTTTGCTCCCCCAGGGGGACTTCGCCGCGTTCCTCCGGTCCAAGGCTTCTGACCGCCTCGAACTGCTGCAGAAGCTCTTCGGGACCGAACGGTTCGAGGCAGTGGAGCGGGAGCTTGCGTTACAGGCCGCCGGGGCCGTAAGTGAAGTAGCCGATCTTGAGGGCAGGCTGGGCCTGCTGGTGGCGAGGGCCAGGGCGGAGGCCACGGCTCTCGAAGTCGACCCCGATGCGTCGCCGGAATCTGCCGGCGGTCGCGAACTCCTGTCATGGCTGGAGTCTGCAGCCTCGGAGCGTGCCTCGGCCCTGGCCGGGGAGGCAGAATCCGCCGAGGAGCAGCGCCGCGGGTGCACGGAGCGGCTCGAAGCGGAGCTGGCAAGGGAGGGAAGGCGCCTGAAGCTTGCTGCTGCCCTGCGCCGGAGGGCAGATGCAGAGGCCGCCGCCCCTGGACTGACCAGCGCCGGAGCCGCGCTTGACCTGCACCGGAAGGCCGAGCTCCTAGGCGGCCAGCTGAAGGCCGTGACCGCCGCCGAGTCCTTGTTTGCCCGGGCGGAAAGAGCCTTCGACCTCGCCTCTGCCGGCGTGCGGGAGGCAGCGAGCTCCAGCTCCGAACTGGCAGTTATGGAACACAGCACTGCAGAACACGGCACTGCAGAACACGGCGCCGTAATTGAACACAGCGCCGTCGACGTGGCCAGGGAGCTTTCGCGGCTGCGGGCGCTGGCCGCTGTGATCGGCGAACGCCTTGCCGATGAGGACCGGCTGGGTGGCCTGCACGCACGGGCCGCCGGGCTTGCGAAGCGGCGGCAGGAACTCACCCGTGCCGGAGATGACCACGCCGTCCGGCTGCTTTCCCTCCGCACCGAGATGGAGGCCCTGCGTGCAGCCCTTCAGCCGCTTGAACAGCTGGCAGGGGAATCCGTGCTGCGCACCAAGGAAGCGGCCGCCGCCGACGAGCTGGTGGACGTTGTCAGGCGTTACGGAATTGCTGCGGCCGGGTGCGCTGCCGTCACCGAGCGGCACCTCAAAGGCCGGGAACACCACCAGGAACTGCGCCGGCAATGGCTGGACGTCCGCGAGGAACGCCTGTCCAATGCGGCGGCCGAATTGGCTTCGCACCTGGAACGCGGCGCGCCCTGTCCCGTCTGCGGCAGCCCGGAGCACCCCGAGCCGGTTCCCGCCGGGGACTCCGTCCTGGGGCTTGCCGAGAAAGAGGAACGAGCCAAGGAGCGCAGCGAGGCGGCCGAGAGGGCGCTGTCTGCACTGGACGCGGAGCTCTCCGAGGCCAGGCAGCTGGTCGCCGTTCTCGCCGGCCAAGGCGGTGACACCGATCCCGCCGAAGCGGAGGAAGCCGCCCAGGCCGCCCGGGAAGCTGCTGCCGAGGCGGCAGCGGCCGTAGCGGAACTGGCAGCCAGCAGGAGCCGGCAGGAGGAACTTGCTGAGCGCATCGACACCACGGAGCAGGTGCGGGTGGACATGCTGTCGCAGTTGGCGCAAACAGAATCCGCCCTGACCGAAATCGAACGGCAGTCCGCCGCCCTGGAATCGTCGCTCGAAGCGCTTCGTGCCGGCCACGCCAGCCTCGGCCTCCGCAGCGACGCCATCGGGCAGGTTGTCGACATCCTGGAACAGGCTGATGCTGCCCGCGCGCAGCTGGATCACGCCGCGGCCCGCCTTGCTGAGGCGCGGACCCAGCTGGACCACGCACTTCCCGAGGCCGGATTTGAGTCCGCCGCTGACGCACGCCTGGCTCTCCTGCCGGCCCCGGAGGCGGCGAGGCTGGAGTCGGCCGTCCAGGCCGGGCGGGACGAGGAAGCGCGGCTGGAGGAACTGTTCGCCAGTGAAGAGCTCGTTGTCGCAGCAAAGGAACAAACAGCCAGGGAACACGAAAGTGGGTCCGCGACCACGCCAGCGGACCTGGACCTGCTGCGCACCGAAGCCGAACAGGCCGCCCAAGCAGCAAGGGACATCGAATTGGCGGCGGGCATGGCGCGGCAGGGCGCCAAGACCCTGGGACGCCTCCGTGCGGAGTATGGGGAACTCGCTGAATCCGGCCGGGAGCCCCGGGAACGCGCCGAAGTCCTGAAAGGCCTCGCCGAAGCGGCCCGCGGTTCCGGCGACAACAGCTACCGCATGAGCCTGAACGCGTATGTCCTGGCGGCACGGCTCGAGCAGGTTGCCATTGCCGCATCGGAAAGGCTTGTCGCCATGAGCGACGGCCGCTACACGCTGCAGCACTCGGACGCGAGGGCGGCCCGGAACGCCAAATCCGGGCTGGGGCTGGAAGTGGTGGACGAATGGACCGGCCGCCGCCGCGACACCTCGACGCTCTCCGGCGGGGAATCCTTCATGGCCTCGCTGTCGCTTGCCCTGGGCCTAGCGGACGTGGTGCAGCAGGAGGCCGGCGGTGTCGACATTGAAACCCTGTTCGTTGACGAGGGCTTCGGCAGCCTCGACGAGCAGGCACTGGAGCAGGTTATGGATGCACTGGAGGGCCTGCGTGACGGCGGCCGCGTGGTCGGCCTGGTGAGCCACGTGGGGGAGATGAAGCAGCGCATCGGCAGCCAGCTCCAGGTGGTGAAGCAGCGCAACGGCTCCACGGTGCACATCGTTGATGCGCTCGTAACGGCCTGA
- a CDS encoding MIP/aquaporin family protein → MSTPVSVPPTDDRHSAGDNEFRPGLLSRLGAEAFGTLFLVVAGLGVPLFTLPQSNPLPGALAGGLAVTAAMLAFAYISGGHFNPAITLGNLVAGRIGIAAAAAYIGAQLVGAVAGALALFGILRTVPNISDARTAFDTVTAGFGEHSVIQTSMAGVLLVEVLGAALLVAVFLGMTARRNNHAAAAPFAVGLAFAVLLQLGQALGNAPFNPARATASALFSSSWALEQLWLFWVAPIVGAGIAGLVFRGFADARDRSAADAGGADHADVEADPESELGDDFDGASVQETAEKTAAAAESRAAERHVVDGHGTDAGRTAAAPGAGGDEARDFFDGPRSKES, encoded by the coding sequence ATGAGCACCCCTGTGTCCGTCCCCCCGACCGATGACCGGCATTCCGCCGGTGACAACGAATTCCGGCCTGGGCTCCTGTCCAGGCTCGGAGCGGAGGCGTTCGGAACGCTCTTTCTGGTGGTCGCCGGGCTGGGTGTGCCGCTCTTCACCCTGCCGCAGTCCAATCCGCTGCCCGGGGCCCTCGCCGGAGGCCTTGCCGTGACGGCGGCGATGCTGGCCTTCGCGTACATCTCCGGCGGGCATTTCAACCCGGCGATCACCCTGGGCAACCTCGTGGCGGGCAGGATCGGCATCGCCGCTGCAGCAGCGTACATCGGTGCGCAGCTGGTCGGCGCGGTAGCGGGCGCGCTCGCTTTGTTCGGCATCCTCCGCACCGTGCCCAACATCTCCGACGCCCGCACGGCATTTGATACCGTCACCGCCGGCTTCGGTGAGCACTCCGTGATCCAGACGTCGATGGCCGGCGTGCTGCTCGTGGAAGTGCTGGGAGCAGCCCTCCTGGTCGCTGTGTTCCTTGGCATGACGGCCCGCCGCAACAACCACGCGGCCGCTGCCCCCTTCGCCGTCGGGCTGGCATTTGCCGTGCTGCTGCAGCTGGGCCAGGCCCTTGGCAACGCGCCCTTCAACCCGGCCCGGGCCACCGCCTCGGCGCTGTTCAGCAGCAGCTGGGCGCTGGAGCAGCTGTGGCTTTTCTGGGTGGCCCCGATCGTCGGTGCCGGCATCGCTGGCCTTGTATTCCGTGGGTTCGCCGACGCCCGGGACCGCAGCGCCGCCGACGCGGGCGGGGCTGACCACGCCGACGTCGAGGCGGATCCCGAGTCTGAGCTCGGGGACGACTTCGACGGCGCCTCAGTCCAGGAAACAGCCGAAAAAACCGCGGCGGCCGCGGAAAGCCGGGCGGCAGAGCGGCATGTGGTTGACGGTCACGGGACCGATGCGGGCCGCACGGCCGCAGCGCCCGGTGCAGGCGGCGACGAGGCGCGCGACTTCTTCGACGGGCCGCGCAGCAAGGAGTCCTGA
- a CDS encoding MFS transporter → MSTSTAPQPPADPRPIAPTANTKAPAPQFGGRFARLPALAGRGFLPVGLFARLPLAMLTLGTLTLATSVTGSYAVGGTAAGAVGIGSAVGAPILGWLADRLGQRPVLLISAILNVVAVLAVIATAYLIPGMHDVGAARGVIAAALAAGLSCPQVGPLARVRWMALTAETRRAGDSTDLDVALSYESTADELTFVLGPALVGVLASLVAPWLPLALAAALTLTLVPAFAVHRTHTAVPRRAAVSTHAGSRPVRGNAARGNAETRSGARLAGLAAVALPVLAMVCMGTFFGSTQAALSAFAAGFATSEAAGLLYAVMGISSAAAAISVAYWPAGFPVTARWVTGAAAMAGLSALLFLPADGWGMVLVLLALGLPVGPVMVTVFAIGGLVAPAGRLATVMTALASGIVAGTALGSSIGGQLAQDGGHHAAFLVSAAAAAALFALGAAAAVVVRSRKRSAQAS, encoded by the coding sequence ATGAGCACTTCAACGGCGCCCCAACCACCCGCCGACCCCCGTCCCATCGCCCCGACCGCCAACACCAAGGCGCCCGCCCCGCAGTTCGGCGGCCGTTTTGCGCGCCTGCCGGCTCTGGCGGGCAGGGGATTCCTGCCCGTGGGCCTGTTTGCCCGCCTGCCCCTCGCGATGCTGACCCTGGGAACCCTCACCCTTGCCACATCGGTCACCGGCTCGTACGCGGTGGGCGGAACCGCTGCCGGCGCCGTCGGTATCGGCTCGGCCGTGGGCGCGCCGATCCTCGGCTGGCTGGCCGACCGGCTCGGCCAGCGCCCGGTACTGCTGATCTCGGCCATCCTGAACGTCGTGGCCGTACTTGCCGTCATTGCCACCGCGTATCTGATTCCCGGGATGCACGACGTCGGCGCCGCGCGGGGCGTCATCGCGGCCGCGTTGGCGGCAGGCCTCAGCTGCCCCCAGGTCGGCCCGCTGGCCCGCGTCCGGTGGATGGCGCTCACAGCCGAAACCCGGCGGGCGGGGGACAGCACCGATCTGGACGTCGCGCTGTCCTATGAGAGCACAGCCGACGAACTGACGTTCGTGCTGGGTCCGGCCCTCGTGGGCGTCCTCGCCAGCCTGGTAGCACCGTGGCTGCCGCTGGCCCTGGCCGCCGCGCTCACCCTCACGCTCGTTCCGGCCTTCGCCGTCCACCGTACCCATACGGCCGTTCCGCGGCGGGCTGCCGTCAGTACCCACGCCGGCAGCCGCCCAGTTAGGGGAAATGCCGCGAGGGGAAATGCCGAAACCCGGTCCGGCGCCCGTCTTGCCGGTCTGGCCGCCGTGGCACTTCCCGTCCTGGCCATGGTCTGTATGGGCACGTTTTTCGGCTCCACGCAGGCAGCCTTGAGCGCGTTTGCCGCCGGTTTCGCAACGTCAGAGGCGGCCGGGCTCCTGTACGCCGTCATGGGGATCAGCTCGGCCGCGGCCGCGATCTCGGTGGCATACTGGCCGGCCGGATTCCCCGTGACTGCCCGCTGGGTGACCGGGGCGGCAGCCATGGCCGGGCTGTCTGCCCTGTTGTTCCTTCCAGCCGACGGCTGGGGCATGGTGCTGGTACTGCTTGCACTGGGCCTGCCGGTGGGTCCGGTCATGGTTACAGTGTTTGCCATTGGCGGGCTCGTGGCGCCGGCGGGCCGGCTGGCCACTGTGATGACGGCGCTCGCCAGCGGCATCGTCGCCGGCACCGCGCTAGGTTCGTCCATCGGCGGCCAGTTGGCACAGGACGGGGGCCACCACGCCGCCTTCCTCGTCTCGGCAGCCGCCGCGGCGGCGCTGTTCGCTCTCGGGGCGGCGGCCGCCGTCGTCGTCCGTTCCCGGAAGCGGTCAGCTCAGGCGAGCTGA
- a CDS encoding ADP-ribosylglycohydrolase family protein, with product MSNVPRTVPSPESRIHGCLLGGALGDSLGYAVEFDPIDEIRRRFGAAGLRDFSALDGGTHFSDDTQMTLYTVDGIVEALEWANSGVGADANACVWLAYLRWLDTQGVAVPESAPRPQSRWIDGQEVLRHRRAPGNACLSGLATGEMGTIVRPVNPDSKGCGTVMRSAPFGLVPHIPAESVYKLSSDAASLTHGHPSARQSAGAFSLLIHSLVQGSNLAEASQAALARVLADDGAAPELRERLDAAIRLAGQAGADPVSSSVPGSVLSPEELVRALGEGWVAEEALAVGLYAVLATATQSEVNGEPDPVAHFKAAIALAINHSGDSDSTGSIAGNILGAYYGTDCLPADWLEALEAPEVIRGMAGQLVAVTSA from the coding sequence ATGAGCAACGTTCCCCGCACCGTTCCGTCCCCCGAGTCCCGCATCCATGGCTGCCTGCTCGGCGGCGCCCTCGGCGACTCGCTCGGCTACGCCGTCGAGTTCGATCCCATAGACGAGATCCGGCGCCGTTTCGGCGCCGCCGGACTCCGGGATTTTTCCGCGCTCGACGGCGGGACCCACTTCTCGGACGACACCCAGATGACGCTGTACACAGTCGACGGGATCGTCGAAGCCCTGGAGTGGGCCAACTCGGGTGTTGGTGCTGACGCCAATGCCTGCGTGTGGCTTGCGTACCTGCGCTGGCTGGACACGCAGGGAGTGGCCGTTCCCGAATCCGCGCCGCGGCCGCAGTCGCGTTGGATTGACGGCCAGGAGGTGCTGCGGCACCGGCGGGCACCCGGCAACGCCTGCCTGAGCGGGCTGGCCACCGGCGAAATGGGGACCATTGTCCGGCCGGTCAATCCCGATTCGAAGGGCTGCGGAACCGTCATGCGATCCGCGCCGTTCGGCCTGGTGCCGCACATTCCGGCGGAGTCCGTGTACAAGTTGAGCTCGGACGCAGCATCGCTCACCCATGGGCATCCCTCCGCCCGGCAGAGCGCCGGCGCTTTCAGCCTGCTCATCCATTCCCTGGTCCAGGGCAGCAACCTGGCCGAGGCATCACAGGCCGCACTCGCCCGTGTGCTCGCCGATGACGGGGCAGCGCCCGAACTCCGCGAGCGGCTGGATGCCGCAATCCGCCTCGCCGGCCAGGCCGGCGCGGACCCGGTGTCCAGTTCGGTGCCCGGTTCGGTGCTCAGCCCCGAGGAATTGGTCCGTGCACTCGGTGAGGGCTGGGTGGCGGAGGAGGCCCTCGCCGTCGGACTTTATGCGGTCCTGGCGACTGCCACCCAATCAGAGGTAAATGGCGAGCCCGACCCGGTGGCCCACTTCAAGGCCGCCATCGCCCTGGCCATCAACCACAGCGGCGACAGCGATTCCACCGGCTCCATCGCGGGCAACATCCTGGGTGCGTACTACGGCACGGACTGCCTGCCCGCGGACTGGCTGGAAGCGCTGGAGGCCCCCGAGGTGATCCGCGGCATGGCCGGGCAGTTGGTTGCCGTTACGTCTGCCTAA
- a CDS encoding DUF4395 domain-containing protein encodes MGSVFAFPNPVNEYAARITAGLVVLLAAATLLTGFGWGLAVIAAGFWLRVLFGPRISPLALLSVRVLAPRLGRVKLVPGPPKRFAQGIGAAMSTAAAVLLAAGLAPAAWILLAVLIVAASLEAFAGFCLGCAIFSLLQRRGLIPEDICEACNNISLRQT; translated from the coding sequence CTGGGTTCCGTCTTCGCCTTTCCCAATCCGGTCAACGAATACGCGGCCCGCATCACCGCCGGGCTGGTGGTCCTGCTGGCCGCCGCGACGCTGCTCACCGGTTTCGGCTGGGGCCTGGCGGTTATTGCCGCCGGTTTTTGGCTGCGCGTGCTGTTCGGCCCGAGGATCTCCCCGCTCGCCCTGCTTTCTGTGAGGGTCCTCGCTCCGCGGCTGGGACGGGTCAAACTCGTGCCGGGCCCACCCAAACGTTTCGCCCAGGGCATCGGCGCCGCCATGTCCACTGCCGCCGCCGTCCTGCTGGCCGCCGGCTTGGCGCCTGCCGCGTGGATTTTGCTGGCTGTGCTGATTGTTGCCGCCTCACTGGAGGCCTTCGCCGGGTTCTGCCTCGGCTGTGCCATCTTCAGCCTGCTGCAGCGCCGCGGCCTCATACCGGAGGACATCTGCGAGGCCTGCAACAACATTTCGCTTAGGCAGACGTAA
- a CDS encoding IclR family transcriptional regulator, which translates to MTPNAGAAAQVAPAQTSPSQTLSRGIRALEILAEADRPLTIAELAEAMGVHRSVAYRILRTLEDHSLLVRDDAGRVQPGPGLAVLARGVSRNLQTAALPELTQLANTLNMTAFVAVWDHQDCVTLVTVEPRHSAATVLLPGSRHPISTGAPGIAIQSALSEHEWNRLAPGTPYRPEAAEARRRGYSASHDEVIAGVSSLAAPVRVPGGRPAAVAVVYIRSSQDPAEVAAALTASAARIEGQLA; encoded by the coding sequence ATGACTCCCAACGCCGGTGCCGCAGCGCAGGTTGCGCCCGCCCAGACCTCCCCATCGCAGACCCTCTCCCGGGGCATCCGCGCATTGGAGATCCTTGCCGAAGCCGACCGCCCGCTGACCATCGCCGAGCTTGCGGAGGCCATGGGCGTACACCGCTCCGTGGCCTACCGGATTCTGCGGACCCTTGAGGACCACTCCCTGCTGGTGCGCGACGACGCCGGCCGGGTCCAGCCGGGCCCCGGCCTCGCGGTGCTGGCCCGCGGGGTTTCGCGGAACCTCCAGACCGCCGCCCTGCCGGAACTGACCCAGCTGGCCAATACGCTCAACATGACGGCCTTCGTGGCGGTGTGGGACCACCAGGACTGTGTGACGCTTGTGACGGTGGAACCCCGACATTCAGCGGCTACGGTGCTCCTCCCGGGATCGCGCCATCCAATCAGTACGGGCGCGCCCGGCATCGCCATCCAGTCTGCGCTGTCCGAACACGAGTGGAACCGCCTCGCTCCCGGGACGCCCTACCGCCCCGAGGCTGCCGAAGCGCGCCGCCGCGGTTACTCGGCCAGCCATGACGAAGTCATCGCCGGGGTTTCCTCGCTTGCTGCGCCGGTCCGTGTGCCCGGCGGACGCCCGGCGGCTGTCGCCGTCGTCTACATCCGCTCATCGCAGGATCCGGCCGAGGTGGCCGCTGCCCTGACCGCCAGCGCGGCCCGAATCGAAGGTCAGCTCGCCTGA
- a CDS encoding exonuclease SbcCD subunit D: MRLLHTSDWHLGRSFHGVGMLDAQRAFVDQLVARVRELSVDVVLIAGDVYDRALPGVDVVNLLDDALVRLTGAGAQVVLTSGNHDSAIRLGFASRLLEKGGVHLRTRLQELDVPVLLPLGGTGTDCVLAIYGIPWLEPRLVAEQLGVDTASHFEVTRAATERIRADVATRSESRTVHSVVLAHTFASGGISSDSERDLSIGGVGAVPLDLFGGFSYTALGHLHGRQSLSAEVRYSGSPLAYSFSEAKHQKGGWLVDVDESGVTAVEEILWEAPRKLAVLRGTLDGLLESPGHAWAEQAYCQVTLTDAQRPAQAMERLRARFPDTLVLGFEPEGAPAASQASYSSRLAEAEDDLAVCCGFLEHVRGREPETAEQAALTEALENVRLQEASL; encoded by the coding sequence ATGCGGTTATTGCACACTTCCGACTGGCATCTGGGCCGGTCCTTCCACGGCGTCGGCATGCTGGACGCCCAGCGCGCCTTCGTCGACCAGCTGGTTGCCCGGGTCAGGGAACTCTCCGTCGACGTCGTGCTGATCGCCGGCGACGTCTACGACAGGGCACTGCCCGGCGTCGATGTCGTCAACCTCTTGGACGATGCCCTGGTCCGGTTGACCGGGGCAGGCGCACAGGTGGTGCTGACCAGCGGAAACCACGACTCCGCCATCCGGCTCGGCTTCGCCTCCCGGCTTCTGGAGAAGGGCGGCGTTCATCTGCGCACCCGCCTGCAGGAGCTGGACGTCCCCGTCCTGCTGCCACTCGGCGGCACGGGGACTGATTGTGTACTGGCCATTTACGGCATCCCTTGGCTCGAACCCCGGCTGGTCGCCGAGCAACTTGGAGTGGACACCGCCAGCCACTTCGAAGTCACCCGCGCCGCCACGGAACGCATCAGGGCCGACGTCGCCACCCGCAGCGAATCCCGGACGGTCCATTCCGTGGTGCTGGCACACACCTTCGCCAGCGGGGGCATCAGCTCGGACAGCGAACGCGACCTGAGCATCGGGGGAGTGGGCGCCGTGCCGCTGGACCTGTTTGGCGGCTTCAGCTACACAGCACTTGGCCATCTGCACGGTCGGCAGTCCCTCTCTGCCGAGGTGCGGTATTCGGGCTCTCCGCTGGCCTACTCGTTCTCCGAAGCGAAGCACCAAAAGGGCGGCTGGCTCGTTGACGTTGACGAGTCCGGGGTCACCGCCGTGGAGGAGATCCTCTGGGAGGCGCCGCGGAAACTTGCCGTCCTCCGGGGGACACTCGACGGGCTGCTGGAGTCCCCTGGGCACGCCTGGGCCGAGCAAGCCTACTGCCAGGTGACCCTGACGGACGCCCAGCGGCCGGCCCAGGCCATGGAGCGGCTGCGGGCCAGGTTCCCGGACACGCTCGTCCTCGGTTTCGAGCCGGAGGGGGCACCCGCCGCCTCCCAGGCGAGCTACAGCAGCCGGCTGGCGGAGGCGGAGGATGACCTCGCAGTCTGCTGCGGATTCCTCGAACACGTCCGCGGCCGGGAGCCGGAGACGGCGGAACAGGCCGCCCTCACCGAAGCTTTGGAGAACGTGCGTCTGCAGGAGGCATCACTGTGA
- a CDS encoding exonuclease domain-containing protein: MSLDFTAIDFETANGFRGSPCAVGLTKVRGGVIVEEASWLMRPPENHDSFDYHNVRVHGIRPEQVAGRPRFGELFPEIGAFIGGDILAAHNAAFDLGVIRSGLEVSGLPGPAYDYVCTVMLSRRCYSLVSNSLPFAAEEAGVPLVNHHDAAEDARACAGILIDIAGRNRANSIAELYLSLGLSLPQQPAFDPSSGELSKATVSALAVTGGASAGRAVRPFRSGWPEEGPNPEPNSDAEPGNPLFGQTVVFTGQLAMPRPEAKTRSAELGARPESRVTARTSVLVVGDGFVAGDLRSGRLTGKAKRVLELHDRGQAIEVISEGEFLQMVGGAPVHMAQ, from the coding sequence GTGAGTTTGGACTTTACGGCGATCGACTTCGAGACCGCCAACGGCTTCCGCGGTTCGCCGTGCGCCGTTGGCCTCACCAAGGTCCGCGGCGGCGTCATCGTCGAGGAGGCCTCTTGGCTGATGCGGCCGCCCGAAAACCACGACTCGTTCGACTACCACAACGTCCGCGTCCACGGCATCAGGCCCGAACAGGTGGCCGGCCGGCCCCGCTTCGGGGAGCTGTTCCCGGAGATCGGCGCGTTCATCGGCGGTGACATCCTCGCGGCCCACAATGCCGCCTTCGACCTCGGCGTGATCCGCTCCGGGCTTGAGGTCTCGGGGCTTCCCGGTCCCGCCTACGACTACGTATGCACTGTGATGCTGTCCCGGCGCTGCTACTCCCTGGTGTCCAATTCCCTGCCCTTTGCCGCCGAGGAGGCAGGCGTGCCGCTCGTGAACCACCACGACGCCGCCGAGGATGCCCGGGCGTGCGCCGGCATCCTCATCGACATCGCGGGGCGAAACCGGGCCAACAGCATCGCCGAGCTTTACCTTTCGCTGGGGCTGTCCCTACCTCAGCAGCCCGCGTTCGATCCGTCCAGCGGCGAGCTTTCCAAGGCGACCGTCTCAGCCCTCGCCGTCACTGGCGGCGCCAGTGCCGGCCGGGCGGTCCGGCCGTTCCGCAGCGGGTGGCCCGAGGAAGGGCCCAATCCCGAGCCCAATTCCGACGCTGAACCCGGGAACCCGCTGTTCGGCCAGACCGTCGTGTTCACCGGCCAGCTCGCGATGCCGCGGCCCGAAGCGAAGACCCGGTCCGCGGAACTGGGGGCGCGCCCGGAAAGCCGGGTCACGGCGCGGACCAGCGTCCTGGTGGTGGGCGACGGCTTCGTGGCCGGCGACCTGCGCTCCGGCCGGCTCACCGGCAAGGCCAAACGAGTGCTGGAGCTGCACGACCGCGGCCAGGCCATCGAGGTGATCTCCGAAGGGGAGTTCCTGCAGATGGTGGGCGGGGCGCCCGTACACATGGCGCAATAA